TAATTATGGTGGTAAATGGAGTTTCAAAGCATTCACGCATGAAAGATTATCTTTTAAACAACCATTTTGGATGGATCTACTTTTATCAATGAGATATCCTCCGTAtacaaaatcaaaaacaaaCTTAGTACAATTTGCAACGGCGAATAAACCTTGGTTTGATAGAGAAGGAAATGATCTTTTTCCCTGGACACGTCTGTCATATATTCTAGCtatcattttcatatttatttccATCTTGGTAGGGTACTGTTACGCTTAATTAAATGCTATTTACTTTGCGTCCAATGTGCTGAATACAACGATTCAGaatctttatataattggaaatatatttacGTATAAATCTAGAAAATACACATTTCTATGAATTAATGGTTTAAAAATTacttattaaatgaattatacACAAAATATCACTATGATTAATTATACAATATACTAACTCATTAGATTTACAAAACTAGGTTATCTACCagtcatcatcatcatcagcATCATCTTGCTCTACATCGCTCTCTACTCTCATTTTGTTTGCTCGAGCAGCTAATGCAGAAGCTAAACCAGTGCTGAAATTAGCTTGGGTAGCAGCGGCTGGTTCAACTGTAGATGCAGTTTCTGAGATTGTTACAGGTTGTGACACAACTGTACTAGCGGCTGGTGGTGCTGGTGTAGAAGAGCCTGTATAAGctataatataattagtTGGCACCCAACCTTCTTTTGCACCATCTAAGGTTTTGGCTAATGACCACCCACTTGCTTCTTgctttgaaataaataccACGTCTCCTTTCTTTAATGGAAGCTCAGATGGATTACCAGATCCAGGGAAGTCATATGCAGCTTCAAATTTCGGTACAGATGATTGCACTGGTGGAGGAGGTGGAGGAGGTGGAGGTATGTTATTTAGTTGAGTCTGCTGTGTTTGCACTGGAACTTGTTGTGCAACTGGTTTGTTTTGAACTGGCTTCTTTGAGCCAGGCGGAGGAGGAGCAGGTTTTTTGGAAGTTCTAGAAACAGGAGCTGATGGTTTGCTAGACGATTTGTGATGACTAGGACGTGCGGCAGCAGGTACGCTTTGCTGGATGCCAGAACTTTTTTTGCCTCTAGGcttctttttctgtttAGAGTTAGCTGGATTACCACGACGGACATAAATTTTTCTGGACTTATAATTATCACCATACTTTGGTGCAGCTTCGGTAATTTCACATTTAACTCTTCTGATTTTACCAGGCTTCTTTtgatattcaattgttgGACCAATTTTTATCTGAATTTTGCtgttcaatttctttaaatgagTTATCAGCTCAGTCTTAAAAAAGGTATTAATTAATAGGTCTGGTTGATTCGATTTTGCAAGATTAATAGCCATCCAGTCATCTTGTAAGTTGGTTAAACCAACACTAACTATATGGTCAACAGGTATGTTGTACTCTAATGAATATTGCATTGCATTCTGCACATTTGTTTGTGCAATAACATAAAATGTTTTTGCCGTTAGAATAAAAACCTTTTTAACCCTGACGGATGACCTACCAAATTTACTTTGTAGACAATGACCTTTAATGGAAAATATTACACTATCTTTTATCCCAGCTTGTCTCTTAATATAAGCTCCCCTTGCTTTACTATCGTTACATAACAGGTAATCACCCATGAAAGCTCTATAGCCGATCAAAGACATGGATCTTCTCTCTTTCCTGCCTCCTAACAATTCAGTACCTTTATCACGTAATTTCTCATACTTGTTACCACCTTTTCTCTCTCTAATAACTCTTTGAATTTTAACAGCCGAATCTATTCTTCTTTGTAAGAATCTTCTCCATGCACGTTGAATTCTGGCTGCCATGTTATACCAGTACCTATCTCTCATGTGCTCCAAAGCAAATAATGTTTCAGGGGTTTTGATAAAAACTTGTGAAACACCAATTTGGTACTCCTTTTCTGGAATAGATGCATCTTTCAAAATCCACTTAACAGCATCAATTGTTTCACCCTGCCATGTGTAGTCACCAGCATAAGAACACTGTGGGGATAATAAATAGAATCTCTCaacaaatttatcaaatactTGTCTGTATGCAAAACCTGCTCTTCTAATGCGAACATTCTCTTGTAAACCTAAATATTTCACTTGATGTAAGACTTGACTATCATCGTAATCCTCCGGTAATTTGGTTTGATTCGGTTTGATGGTTCTGATATATGATGGTTGTGCTTTTGATAGAGTTTCAACTAGATCGTTAGCacttttaataatcttATCACCTGCAGTTGGTGCTTTTCTCTTGTTCTCAGTATTGACTTGTTCAGggaataatgattttaagAAACCATTTTGAGTGGTGCCAATCAGTTCGGCTAAATCCTTTTGTAATTGATCCTTATTTTTATCAGTAATACCATTGACATCGTATGTGACATCACCAGCATAATGTTTAATgacaaatttatttgatcTCAATTCAAAATGAGGATTAGATGAGAATAGATTTAAACGCTGTGAAAATGCTTGATCGGCTGCATTAGAATCAGCATGGGCAGTGGCAACAGAATCATTCATTGCAGCAAAGATACCAGGTGGTCGTCTACCTTCAATTAATTCACACACAACCTTGTTATCAAAGAACTTGATTGGAGTCCACTGAATTTGTTCCTTTTCATAAGTTTCTTGTTCGGATTTCAATgttaattgaataaaaatttgttGCAACTTTTCATTAACGTAGTTGATACAAATTTGTTCAAATGAATTATgttcaaaaatttcaaaaccGTAAATATCCAAAATAccaattgatttatcaGCACCAGGGTATGCTTGTAAGGAGACGTTGACTCTTTCAACAATCCAATCGAATAGATTGTTATAAATAGCTTTAGCCAAAGCATCTTTTGCGGCGTTGGCTTGGACAATATTTAGAGGAACATGGTAGACAGAGCCTCTTCTCATACCATGACTAGTTTCCATGGTTCTTTCTACCAGGCCCTTAATTAAGATACTGGCATCAATTTGTAATAAGTATGCAACAAAATCAGTGACAGACGTGTCTCTAACTTGAGCATTTccttcttcattttctacAAAAGAGATATTACCAATCCATAAAATAGATGCTAACattctaaatatttgatcTTGTTCATCTTGTGAAAGACCAATAATTTGCATGGCTTTTATTGTGTCTGcaaaatctttaatatcatcaatTGTGTCAACAGAAGTACACCCTGCTGCAGAAGTGTAGACGTATTGTTCTGGTTTCTGCACACCAAACGTTTGTCTATAGTTCTCAGAGGCACCTTTTGTAAATTGATAGAAGATGTGGAAATTTCTTTCATTCTTGATTTGACTGACAACTCTTTGTTTTTCTAACAAATAATTGGTAATGTTACCAGCACAAGGTTCATATTGTgcattgaatttaatttctaGATATTTACCATGTCTAGAGGAATTGTTATTTCTTAATGTCTTAGCACAACCAAAGGATTCTAACAGCGGATTGGTAGCTAAAACcatatctttaattttactaATAGATTCTGAGTTGGTATCTGACGCAGCGGCGATAT
The window above is part of the Tetrapisispora phaffii CBS 4417 chromosome 7, complete genome genome. Proteins encoded here:
- the TPHA0G02430 gene encoding myosin family protein (similar to Saccharomyces cerevisiae MYO3 (YKL129C) and MYO5 (YMR109W); ancestral locus Anc_2.440); protein product: MAIIKRGARNKSAQEPEKRSAKIKKATFDVGKKKEVGVSDLTLLTKISDESINENLKKRFLNGIIYTYIGHVLISVNPFRDLGIYTDAVLQSYKGKNRLEVPPHVYAIAESMYYNLKAYNESQCVIISGESGAGKTEAAKRIMQYIAAASDTNSESISKIKDMVLATNPLLESFGCAKTLRNNNSSRHGKYLEIKFNAQYEPCAGNITNYLLEKQRVVSQIKNERNFHIFYQFTKGASENYRQTFGVQKPEQYVYTSAAGCTSVDTIDDIKDFADTIKAMQIIGLSQDEQDQIFRMLASILWIGNISFVENEEGNAQVRDTSVTDFVAYLLQIDASILIKGLVERTMETSHGMRRGSVYHVPLNIVQANAAKDALAKAIYNNLFDWIVERVNVSLQAYPGADKSIGILDIYGFEIFEHNSFEQICINYVNEKLQQIFIQLTLKSEQETYEKEQIQWTPIKFFDNKVVCELIEGRRPPGIFAAMNDSVATAHADSNAADQAFSQRLNLFSSNPHFELRSNKFVIKHYAGDVTYDVNGITDKNKDQLQKDLAELIGTTQNGFLKSLFPEQVNTENKRKAPTAGDKIIKSANDLVETLSKAQPSYIRTIKPNQTKLPEDYDDSQVLHQVKYLGLQENVRIRRAGFAYRQVFDKFVERFYLLSPQCSYAGDYTWQGETIDAVKWILKDASIPEKEYQIGVSQVFIKTPETLFALEHMRDRYWYNMAARIQRAWRRFLQRRIDSAVKIQRVIRERKGGNKYEKLRDKGTELLGGRKERRSMSLIGYRAFMGDYLLCNDSKARGAYIKRQAGIKDSVIFSIKGHCLQSKFGRSSVRVKKVFILTAKTFYVIAQTNVQNAMQYSLEYNIPVDHIVSVGLTNLQDDWMAINLAKSNQPDLLINTFFKTELITHLKKLNSKIQIKIGPTIEYQKKPGKIRRVKCEITEAAPKYGDNYKSRKIYVRRGNPANSKQKKKPRGKKSSGIQQSVPAAARPSHHKSSSKPSAPVSRTSKKPAPPPPGSKKPVQNKPVAQQVPVQTQQTQLNNIPPPPPPPPPVQSSVPKFEAAYDFPGSGNPSELPLKKGDVVFISKQEASGWSLAKTLDGAKEGWVPTNYIIAYTGSSTPAPPAASTVVSQPVTISETASTVEPAAATQANFSTGLASALAARANKMRVESDVEQDDADDDDDW